In Camelina sativa cultivar DH55 chromosome 17, Cs, whole genome shotgun sequence, the genomic stretch GATGTTGTTCCAGCATCAAAAGCACAGACGCTTCAAAGAAGGTACCTTATTCTATAttcgttttttctttccattCAAGATGGTTATAGATGGCAAAAGTTGAGTTTTAtctacaattatatatatgctttcttgtttatttttggcTTTTACTTTAGTGGACGCGCAGGACGTGAGGTTCCTGGGAAGTGCTTTCGTCTTTATCAGGAGAGGGAATTTGAGAAACTGGAAGACTCAACTAAACCAGAGATCAAGAGATGCAACCTCTCAAATATCATTTTGCAGCTGAAGGCTCTGGGAATTGAGGATAtaattggatttgattttatagataaaccTTCAAGGTATTTCCTTTTGTCGTGTATATTCTCTTATACTGAGAATATCGGTGGTTTGGTTTAATGGTTGCTATAACTAAAGTAGTTTAGGGAAGTGTGACTCTCATAGCTGAAGCATTTATTCTCTAATGGTTTTTCATAAACACTTTGTTGATCTAGATTTTCATCTGATTTTAAACAGTGGTGCGATTGTAAAAGCATTGGCAGAGTTGCACTCGCTTGGTGCCTTGACGGATGATGGTAAACTAGAAGATCCCGCTGGCTACCAAATGTCACGGCTCCCACTGGAACCTATTTACTCCAAAGCTCTAATTTTGGCCAATCAATTCAACTGTCTTGAGGAAATGCTGATCACTGTTGCCGTGCTCACTGTGGAGTCCATATTTTATGATCCGcgtgagaagagagaagaggtgAGCATACCAAAAGACCAGGagatagttttattttcctttatattaatagttgattaaaGCAGCCACTTCTATTCTTTGTTTCGCAGGCAAGAACAGCAAGAAACCACTTCGCTAGCGTTGAAGGGGATCACCTAACTTATCTTAGTGTTTACCGGGAGTCAGATGAGttcttggaaaagaaaaaagtagccGGCAGTGGAAACAATcttgataaaattatgaaaaaatggTGTAAGGAGAACTTTGTGAATAGCCGTTCCTTGAAGCATGCTCGTGACATATATAGGTAGGTTATGCCTTCTTTGTAGATAATTACAGTTGATAGTTATGCCTTATGATGAATTATGATAATGACACAAAAGGATTGTTGCAGGCAAATTCGTGAACATGTTGAACAGATGGGGTTTAATGTGTCTTCATGCGGTAATGACATGCTTGAGTTTCGTAGATGTCTTGCTGCATCGTTTTTCCTTAAAGCAGCACAGAGACAATTGGACGGTACATACAGGTAGGTTACCTATGGTGGTTCgtttaatttttgtaacatGTGTAAATACTCCTATTATGCTCTGCTCTTTTCATCTTAACAAAACTTCCATTGTCATCTAATGACTTGATAGGGCTTTGGAAAGTGGTGAGATTGTCCACATCCACCCAACTTCTGTTTTATTCCGTGCGAAACCTGAATGTGTTATATTCGACGAGCTCATGCAAACCAGCAAGAAGTACATCAAGAACCTCACAAGAATTGATCCCTTATGGTTGGCTGAGTTAGCTCCTCATCATTACAAAACAGCAGAGTGAATTTAACTTGTCCCCTTTGCTTATTTCAAGGTAAAACACAACAATATCTCTCAtcagtttttgaaattttaacatgGCATAGAGAGAAGATTTACATCTTTATTCCTCCGTTCCTAGAGTTTACAAGTTGCAGACCAAAGCATCTGATgaacaagaaagcaaaatcCCTGGTTCTTTTTGTAATCATCATTTCTCTGTTTGATGCAGATAAAACTATTTATATTCTGATGGGAGGTCGAACACTGATACCACTGGAGACTGATGCTGAACATTTAAAGGAGATGCGTTCGGTTGAAAGAAGATGACTGTGGCTGAGCTTAGCATTAATTATTAGGAAACAAGAAGCTTAATCTATGTTCATTTATAGAGCTGGAGACACCTAACGTTTCAGGGAAGTAAGGTGTGTTTATTATTGTATCTTGTAATAGATTTATACCTTTTTGGCTTTCGCCTGCACTCGACTCATCTTGAAAAGTCAAAACAATGTGCCCTCCATGTTCCTCCACTATACATCTGTCTCTCCATCTTGGCaaccaaattttgtttacattttttaatcatttataaTAAAGTATCATCTTATAATGTACAAACATTCCAACTCTGAACACAGttattctcatatatattcCTCAATACCAGTCAGATTTAGTCAAAGCAATCAATGCTTTGGAGTACTTGTAACCTCAAAGTCCAATGCAGATATCTTTTGTCCCGACGTGAAGGTCTCAACTGTTATCAACAACTAACAGAGGCGAGCACGAACATGGGAACATGTAGTATCTATAAacatctctttttgttttgtggagGAACTAACACAGCAAATTCTAGAAAATGGGGAACTCGTTCACATGTATATCTCACGAACAGGAACAACGTCCCAAGAAATCCTCCGGCGGAGGAGGAGGTAACTCCGGGAAATACAAATACGTGCGTCGTCTGTCGTTGATGCCTTCATTTAGAAGACGGACACTACTTCCTTCGCTCTCCTGCTCTGGATCATCATCCACTTCGTCTTCTAAGAAAGGTGGTATCAAAGCGAAGACAaagaagataagagagagaCATCATCAAGACCACCACGGCCATGACAAAGACTCTCATGTAATTCAGGAGCAAACCTTAGCAGCGACTAATCTCCTCTTCAACCAAACCCCTCGTAACAGCAACTCTGTTGTTCCTCCTAGTTTCAGACGCTCCACCTCCGTTGTCTATCCCTCGTCTCAGCCCTCTGGCACCAGCTCAGGACCTGTTTCCGCCGTCCAGACTCCCAAGAAGTCAACCTCGGGATTCGTAAGAAGCTCTAGCTCTAGACAAAGGTCCAGTACCGATCCCATGATCAAGCCTAACCAGCTCGTTGACAAGGCAAGCACTTGGCTCAATAGAAAACTAATGAATTAGCCTAACCATACGTTAAAGATTGTTTCTTTGCATTTATAcgataaaatatgatatttattttccaaaactaactACAACTTAAACAAATTAGTTAGTTAATCGTTAGCCTTTATGTAAACTCAAAGCAAAAACTGGCCATTGAGAAATCACAGCTTATCTATATTGTGACATATGACGTATGTGTATGTCTAACAGGAGCTAAATAAGGTGGAAGCAGACTCAGAGACGAAGCGGTTCGTGTTGGTTCATGGTGGTGGATTCGGGGCTTGGTGTTGGTACAAAACCATAACTCTCTTAGAGAATCATGGTTTCCAAGTCGATGCTATTGACTTGACCGGTTCAGGCGTGAGCTCTATTGATACTAACAACATCACAAGCCTCGCTCACTACTCCAAGCCTCTCCTCCACTTCTTTGAATCCCTCAAACCCACCGAGAAGGTTCATAATTAACCTTATAAATAAACTAGTCATTATTAGTGCAAATGATGAAAATTACAACTGTTGGGTCATGTTTTAAGACATTAACGTTAATAACAGGTGATACTGGTGGGACACGACTTTGGAGGAGCTTGTATGTCCTACGCGATGGAGATGTTTCCTACTAAGATCTCCAAAGCTGTCTTTATCTCTGCTGCTATGTTGGCTAATGGCCAGAGCACTCTTGATCTCTTTAATCAACAGGTACTTTTTAATCAGGAAAATAGCttaattttggtatatatttGTGAAAATGACAccctgaaatttttttataaaattgaaagatataaatttgagatttaacgttttttttaatcaagtaACATTGTCATCGGATAAAATAATCTTgtatttgttaaattatttttaaatattatgctATTTGCAAAAATGATACTCGAtcaaatttcatatattttgcaaaataagtatcaaattaaaatattaaaaacaatactgTATATATTATGCTTATAATTCCTTTTTAACTGtattaatttgaattatttaatttttattcagCTGGGGTCAAATGATCTGATGCAACAAGCACAGATCTTTCTGTACGCCAACGGCAAAAAGAACCCTCCAACTGCCGTTGATTTCGACAGATCTTTGCTTAGAGACTTTCTCTTAAACCAGAGCCCACCAAAGGTAAAATGAAAACCGAACCAATCAATCTTAAACCGGTACAGATCGATTTAATTACTGAACCgaactttttttgtaaccaatttaAATATAGGACCTGGCATTGGCCTCGGTAGCCATTAGACCGATCCCATTCGCACCGGTCAGTGAAAAG encodes the following:
- the LOC104756906 gene encoding putative methylesterase 13, chloroplastic, producing MGNSFTCISHEQEQRPKKSSGGGGGNSGKYKYVRRLSLMPSFRRRTLLPSLSCSGSSSTSSSKKGGIKAKTKKIRERHHQDHHGHDKDSHVIQEQTLAATNLLFNQTPRNSNSVVPPSFRRSTSVVYPSSQPSGTSSGPVSAVQTPKKSTSGFVRSSSSRQRSSTDPMIKPNQLVDKELNKVEADSETKRFVLVHGGGFGAWCWYKTITLLENHGFQVDAIDLTGSGVSSIDTNNITSLAHYSKPLLHFFESLKPTEKVILVGHDFGGACMSYAMEMFPTKISKAVFISAAMLANGQSTLDLFNQQLGSNDLMQQAQIFLYANGKKNPPTAVDFDRSLLRDFLLNQSPPKDLALASVAIRPIPFAPVSEKLHVSDKNYGSIRRFYIKTMEDYAVPVTLQEAMIKLNPPEQVFQLKGSDHAPFFSRPQSLNRILVEISQIPFKKSS